The sequence AGAGTAGCGCGTAAGGTCAGTTGTGAAACTTAATGTTCGTGAATGCAGTTACGCAGGCATGACCCCATTATTGCCTATGATAGTATTACAAAAAACTCATACCCTGCCGGCAACCAATGGATCACGCCATGAATGATAATCCTGTAGAAAAAAATCTTGGCGAACAGCCAATTGCTGGCATCATCGCCGAGCATAAGCTCGCTGCGGGTGATCTGGTATCTGCGTCCACAGAAAACATCACGTTCAAGATGGTCTCTCGCGCCTGCAAGGGGCGCCGTCTGACGCCTCATGTACAGCAGAAAATTTGCAATGCTCTCAACGCCGCCAGTGGCAAGACCTTCGCTATTAGAGATCTGTTCAGCTACTGAGACAGAGCCGGTAAGATGATCGAAGTTTGATAGCCAATATCGTCGGTGCATTGTGCCTAATGCAAGGACCTTCCCTTTTTCATGTCATGACAGCGCATTCTATTTCTGGCCTGGTTCAAAGTGGGATAACAGATGATAGAGTTTGCGAAGGTGAAGCTTCCTAAAAAGTTCGGGGTTCGGAATAAGAATAGGATTTTTCACCACAGAGACACGGAGAACACAGAGAGAGAGCTGGGGCGGGCTATGGGCATATTCAATGTTCAGTTATCAGTTATCAGTTATCACACTATTCACTGGTCACTGAAAAACGGGGGTCTGGGGGAGTAGCCCCCAGCCAGATTGTTTTCTTTCTCTGTGTCCTCCGTGCCTCTGTGGTAGAAAGTCCTATTCCGAAATTCTTCTATCCGCTATTTATGCGCTCTATGGTAGAATCAACTGTTATCCCAAAATGGCATGTTTTGAACCGTGCCATATTTCTGCGAAATAACGGCGTCGAGATTGGGAAGAAAGATTACATCAGTAAAATACAGATTAAAAAATAAAGGTAACTATGGAACGTAAACTCACATGGACAGAAAATGGCCAAACTGAGACCCGAGATTGGGTCACGGGGTCTGATTTCTCAATGCCTAAAAAAATATTACTGGCGGATGATCGCCTTAAAGCAGACGATTTTTATCGGAAAGCCAGCGAGGGTGCTGCATTTATTTATAGAGGCGACTTTCAAAATGCCAAACAACTCTTGCAGGCCGTACAGCGTCGAATTGATAAATCAATACACAAAAAATCCAACGCAAGCTCGCTGTCGCTAAGCGAACTCTTTCATCGGCATCGACAATCACAGGCGCATCGTGCGCGGATACTTTCACGGCTGCTCATTTGTGTTGAAGCTGATTACAAACTTAATTTAAGTCGTGCTCCTGATGCTCGGCAGGCCATCAGCGAAGCCTTAGAGCCCGCAGATGCTGGTGTATCGCCTGGCGCCTTTGTTGTGAGTCTGCGCGAGCTTCTAGGATACATTGGCGCTCATGAGTGGCGAAAAAAAGGCGTGTTTATCGCCGCCCTCGACGACAAAATTCATCCGCATTACGGAATTTTCTCTCCCGTCCGTGGCGAGTATCTCGATCTTATTAATAAAGCCCCACTCCCCGCTCGCCTCACTTGTGCTTTTGATATCGGCACCGGCACCGGCGTCATCGCCGCCATTTTGGCAAAGCGTGGAGTCAAAAAAATCATCGCAACCGATTTGGACCCACGCGCATTGGCTTGTGCACGCAAGAACATCTCTCGCTTGGGCTATACAAAACAAGTTGAAGTTATCAATACGGATCTTTTTCCGCTAGGGACTGCTGAGCTTATTGTTTGTAATCCTCCGTGGGTGCCAGCACGCCCCACCTCAAGAATTGAACACGCCGTGTACGACGAAAATAGCCTAATGCTAAAAGGGTTTTTAAACGGCGTTCGCGAGCATTTAGCCGATAATGGTGAGGTCTGGCTGATTCTTTCTGATTTAGCCGAACACCTGGGCTTACGTGAACCGCTTGAGGTGGAGTCCCTCATCACACAAGCAGGGTTGAAAATCATTGAGTGTCTTGAAACTCGACCGGAACATGCCAAGGCCAGTGACGAAGACGATCCGCTTCACCTTGCGCGGTCAAAAGAAATTACTAAGCTATATCGTTTAAACCCATATGCATCAACCTAAGCGCTAATATTCTTTATTTCAGTATTTTTAGCTTGCCATCACTGGCGTTTTGCTCTACAGGATTTTACCATGGAGACACGGAGTTACACAGAGAGCACCCACTGCGCAGAGCGCGCAGCGGACGCCATTGTCGTTGATTGTAAGGGTGTCAGGCGTGCAATGGTGCAATCTTTTGATATACAAGATTGCAACATTGCACGCCTGACACCGCTAGTAAAGGATTATTAATTATGGATATTTCATCAACAGCAAGAGAACCTTCACAAACACAACCAGAACTACCAGAAACTGTTTTTGTTGATCCTGGTGGTGATCTTGGTGCTAGTGCTAGCACTGCGACTATTAATGCTCGTGTTGCTGCTAGTTCTGATGCTCTTGATGCTAGTGTTGATGCTCTTGTTGCTAGCACTGCGGCTTTTAAGGTTAGTCTAGTCAGTCTTGATGCTTTTGGTGATCCTTGTGGTGATCTTGGTGCTAGAACTGCGGCTGTTAATGCTCGTATTACTGCTAGTGCTGATGCTCTTGATGCTAATGTTGATGCTGTTGCTGCTTGTTTTTATGCTCTTGATAAAGCTGGTTGTGATCTTAGTGCTAGCATTACGACTTTTAAGTCTAATTTCCGTGATTTTAAGGATAGTATTGCTGATTTTAATACTGCTTGTGTTGGGGTCAGGTCTGGCCTTAGACAGTAAAAAAAAGGCAACAACGCAAGTCTGGAGATGTCACGATAATAAAAATTGCTTTATAAAAGATTTTTTTCTATGTTGAAAAACATACTAGAAAAAATTGCAACTAAGTGGGGTTTGTCATGTTCAATAAATTAAAAAGCTTTGTAATATCTAATAAATTGAAATTTTTCGCCGTGTTCAATAAGTTGAAACATTTTGTCATGTCCGATGAATTGAAAAGTTTTGTCATGGCTCACAAATTAAAATCTATTGGTGTCGGCTTAGCGGCGTGTTTTATAGTACTTATCATTTTCATGCAGCTCTTTCTCGGTCAGATTGTCAAAATAAGCGTCGAAGCCGCAGCGCCACATTTCACAAAAACTTCTGTTTCTTTGGGAAGCGTCAGGCTTTCCCCTCTTTCTGGGAAAGGTACTATCAAGAATTTCGTTGTGGGGAACCCCGAGGCATTCAAAACCGAATACGCTTTCTCTTGCGATGAGATTACTTTTAACATCAAGCTTTCCTCTCTGTTTTCCAACGAAATCGTCATCCAAGAGATAGCTATCATTGCCCCTCAGATAACGTATGAGCAGGGGCTGACTTCTGGCAGCAACATAAGCACTTTAATAAACAATATATCTTCAGGAAGCGAGAAAGAAGAAAATGAGGAGCCGCAACAAAAAAGTGAGGGTTCTTCTAAAAAAGTTGTAATAGATCATTTTATCCTTGCCGAGGGCAAAGTACACCTCAGCGCCGTCTTCCTCCAGGGGAAAGCTCTTACGACTCCCCTGCCAACGATCGAGATGAATGATATCGGCAAAGATTCTGATGGTGCCTCTATTACAATGGCTATCCAGGAAGTCGTTGCTGCTATCGCAGAAAGCCTTCAAGAAGCTGTCGTGTCTGCAAACCCTCTCTTTAAAGATGGCGCCGAAACATTAGGGAATTCAGCCAAAGCTTTACAAGGAGCAATAAAAGATGCTGGAGGTTCTTTGCTAGAAGGAGGGAAGGGTTTTTTCGACAGCATCTTCCAAGGCGATGATGAAGATGAATAATAACAAGAATGTCTAGGATCACGCTTGCCAGCGAAATAAAAAGGGGGTAGGCTTTGGCCCAGAAGAAGAAGAGGGTGACATGGGTCTGCTTATGCAGGCTGTGGAGGCAGGAATGATTGAAGAAATTTCCGAGGATATCAAAAAGGCATAAATCATCGATAAGGTGTTTTATTGTGATGGTGTCAGGCATGACTCCATCACCGCACCTTCACGCCCGCTTTTTTGTTACGTTCAATTATCGCTACTTGTCTTTTGAATCTTTTGGGATATATCGCTTCGTATTGTGTACCCTTTAAAACAACGGGATCAAAAGGAATTTTTCGCATAACGATGAGGAGTAATAAGATCGTGATAGGAAAAAGATATGCATCGCGCCTTCCTCTGCGCTTCCGGACGTATTGCAAACCTCTCAGCTCAGTTTTTATGTTCCTGAAAAAGTCCTCCGGAAGAGTCTCATAAAATTCTCTTGCCATATTGTTTTCTTTAATTCTTATATTACGAATTTTCCATGACGTTATCGGCGATATTATCCATCTTCTTTTACGCAAAGGTTTGCTTATCGAAAAATACGATATAAATTTCCTCACCATCGCCGTAGCAAGATCACGGCGCTGATCCCTGGAAGGTCGCTGGGACCCTTTTTCCATACCCAACCAGATCTCAAGCATCGCTACAAGCTCTTTTATATCCGCCCCTCCTTCGCAAGAACAAAATTCTTTAACCTTTTCAAAAGACGTCTTTTCTACAACGGGTAGTGGTGGCTTGGACCTTGGAGATGTTTGTACTGCGACGGACGACTTAAGTACTGTTGTTTTGCTGTCGGCAGGGGCATCAGAGACCGCCCGCGAAAAGGATTCGATTTCTCGACGCGATCTTTCCGATGTCGCCAACTTCCACTTCCTTACAATATAATCGCGGAAGCCGTCCAATTCTTTCTCGTTGAAAAATTCGCGTTCTTTAAAGGGGGCGGGCAATGCCTCTATAGCTTCTTCGGCAGACTGCTCAGCGGTGCTGACGTACCCTCTGATGATTTTTCCATATAACAGCCTTTTATTTTCTCTAACTTTTTTTATGATGTCGGCTCGGCGGAGCATTTCATGGAATGTAACGACGTCGTCGTATTTTTCAAAGGCCCGTACTTCTTTCATCTTATTTATCGCTTTAGCATGCAAACGAGACGCCTTTTTTCCAAACAACTCGCTTTTACGCGCTATAGATATTATTTCTTTTGCCGACGTCGCTTGTTGCAGACGAGCTCTTAGGATAGCAACGACAGGCGGAGAATATGTCTCGAAGGCTTTATCGTCGAGATGCTTCGCCAGAGCTACCGCTTGTTTTTTTCTGCCAACTTTAATCATGGCGGCACTTATAGCAACGATCGCCTTGCTTGACGGCATGTCAGGAAGCCTTTTTTCTAGGATCTCGTAAGCTTTTATTATGATATTTTTATTGCCCATCCGAACACATGTTAATATGACCTGTTCCCACAAAGCTTTTTCTTCCAGAAACCCAAAGTCGTCGGCTGCCGTGACAAAAGCTTCTATGACGTCGAAGCGTTTTTTTTTGTATAACTTTTTCAACAAATTAATGACGGCGTCGTGTGGTGTCTCTGCCTGTATTTTCAAAATTTTTCCGAGCGTCTCTGCTATATTGCTGAATAAATACGCACTATCGAGACTCTCGTCTTGTGCCAGCAGCTCCGTCATTATTTTTATGCAATTTTTTATTTTTTTGTTTATGTCGCCGGCGTCTTCTAACAGATGATTTCGCATGATATCCGACAGCTCTTGGACATTATATTTTCTTTGCAGGCCCTCTGCCAGACGCTTCGGGTTATATTTTCTGCACGAAGGCTTGGCGAGGCGCCTCAAAATACGCGGAAGCCCTACAACCGCCGGGTTTCTGATCATGACAGTCCCCTCATGGTAATGACGTGTTGCGAGAACTTCGTCATCGTCGAGACAGTAGTAATTATCCCCCCAAAGGTCCACTTGAAACGATGCTGCCGTACAATCGACTTCATTGGCGGGGGCATTTCTTGCGAAGCGCAGCTCGAGATCTCCGACGCCGATAAGCATCCAGTCTTTCGCTGCATCCTTGTCCGAACGCATATAATTGCTAAGATATTCTTCTTGCAGGATTATTTTTATTCTATCCTCATCGAAACCTTTTGGGAATTTATTTTTGTCGACACATGCGTATAAGCTATCGATAAAACATTCTTTGATGGTATCGAAAGAACAAGATTGTCGTCCGTCGTCTTTTTTGATATAGTATGCTATATCGATATCGGAGATATCTTTCGGATTCGTCTTTTCAAAAATCGCCGCCGTCGCTCCGGAGCCGCATATCCTGGCATCATAATTACATTTATGTCGTGATAGGTTGTTCTTTAAAACCTGCAAGAAAACACCTACAGTGATGTCTTCCGATATAAGAGATTCTTTAGGGAGCTCGATCTTGTCGAACTCTAGAAGGCGACGCTTTTCTTCAGAAATCTTTGTGCTTAGCGTCGTCGACAGTTTACGGTTAAGCTCTTGAAGCCTCCGATTCTTTTGTACTTTAGACAAAGCGTGGCGGTTTATTGTGTATGGCACTGGTGAGACAGCACGCTGTTTTATCTTTCTTCCGGCTAGGGGCCTTGGTTGTGGCGCCGGTTTCTGCAATACCTCTCGTGCCTTTGCGTCGGCTTTAGCGGAAGCCTCGCAGCTAACAGGGCGTGGAGCTACATCGACGGATGACGTCATCGTCACCGCGCCGCTGTCAACGTAAGGCACTGTGTTGCAACTCCCGCCAATTTTCATATGTTTTTTAACCTAAGTGTTTAATAAGTAAAGAATTATATACTAAAATCTCATTATTGTAAAGGTTCCTGTTGCGGATATGGTAAATTTTTTCTTTGATCTGCGATTGGCACAATTTCCGTGAACTTTTGTCAAAGGCGTAGTATAATATTTACAACGATATTACGTAGGAGGTTGTGTTATGCGGTATGAAGAAAAGGATGGTGACAGTAGTGTGACGTTACGGTCGTTGCGCAGGTCTGATGCCAAAGACGTGTATGACAATATCAATGACAAAGACATTGTACTTTGGACGAGCAATATCCCTTATCCCTATCCCAAAGATGGCGCTGAAAAGTGGATAGCCAAAGCGCATCGCGAGATGAAAAGCGAGAAATCATATGCTTTCGCCATTGCCTTTGACGACAAATTGATAGGCGTTATTTCATTAATGAATGTAGACAAAAAAAATCAAAAAGCCGAAATAGGCTACTGGCTCGGCAAAAAATTCTGGGGACGAGGGTTTATGACGGAAGCCGTTGCCAAGGTGCTAGAGTTCGGATTTCAGACGCTGAAATTACATAGAATCGACGCCTCGCTATATAGCGGCAACATTGCATCGCAGAAGGTGTTAATGAAAAGCGGCTTTGTCTTAGAGGGCACACTACGCGAGTCAAAAAAAA is a genomic window of Waddliaceae bacterium containing:
- a CDS encoding GNAT family N-acetyltransferase, with protein sequence MRYEEKDGDSSVTLRSLRRSDAKDVYDNINDKDIVLWTSNIPYPYPKDGAEKWIAKAHREMKSEKSYAFAIAFDDKLIGVISLMNVDKKNQKAEIGYWLGKKFWGRGFMTEAVAKVLEFGFQTLKLHRIDASLYSGNIASQKVLMKSGFVLEGTLRESKKIDNKYHDELWFGILNP
- a CDS encoding class I SAM-dependent methyltransferase, which produces MERKLTWTENGQTETRDWVTGSDFSMPKKILLADDRLKADDFYRKASEGAAFIYRGDFQNAKQLLQAVQRRIDKSIHKKSNASSLSLSELFHRHRQSQAHRARILSRLLICVEADYKLNLSRAPDARQAISEALEPADAGVSPGAFVVSLRELLGYIGAHEWRKKGVFIAALDDKIHPHYGIFSPVRGEYLDLINKAPLPARLTCAFDIGTGTGVIAAILAKRGVKKIIATDLDPRALACARKNISRLGYTKQVEVINTDLFPLGTAELIVCNPPWVPARPTSRIEHAVYDENSLMLKGFLNGVREHLADNGEVWLILSDLAEHLGLREPLEVESLITQAGLKIIECLETRPEHAKASDEDDPLHLARSKEITKLYRLNPYAST